Proteins from a genomic interval of Streptomyces sp. NBC_01445:
- a CDS encoding enoyl-CoA hydratase/isomerase family protein translates to MIDTTSRELPHEGDGERRLRLRVEEGGIGVLTLCRPDKLNAWSWESSRQLGLFADRIRFDDTIRVVLLRAEGRAFCAGIDIKAPGGGITGRSGSERTRNYYEGIRWVHERFRAFAGLPQPVVAAVQGYCLGVGFELALMADVRIAADDAVFALPEAQLGVAVDAGGDLRIAREAGAGWAKFLALTGRRIDAATAHRLNLVQQVTGADELGEAAHSVAADIAANGSLAVQSVKRDIDAFADAGMGAALDRVAMSAALTLTSEDIREGYTAKAERREPRFDGK, encoded by the coding sequence ATGATCGACACGACGAGCAGGGAACTTCCCCACGAAGGCGACGGCGAACGGCGGCTCCGGCTGCGTGTCGAGGAGGGCGGCATAGGCGTCCTCACCCTGTGCCGGCCGGACAAGCTGAACGCCTGGAGCTGGGAGTCGAGCCGCCAACTCGGGCTTTTCGCCGACCGGATCCGCTTCGACGACACGATCCGGGTGGTGCTGCTGCGGGCCGAGGGGCGGGCCTTCTGCGCGGGCATCGACATCAAGGCGCCCGGCGGCGGGATCACCGGGCGCTCCGGGTCCGAGCGGACGCGCAACTACTACGAGGGCATCCGCTGGGTCCATGAACGGTTCCGCGCGTTCGCCGGCCTGCCACAGCCCGTCGTCGCGGCCGTACAGGGTTACTGCCTCGGCGTCGGCTTCGAGCTGGCGCTGATGGCCGATGTGCGGATCGCGGCCGACGACGCGGTGTTCGCGCTACCGGAGGCGCAGCTCGGGGTCGCCGTCGACGCGGGCGGCGATCTGCGGATCGCGCGCGAGGCGGGCGCGGGGTGGGCCAAGTTCCTCGCCCTGACGGGCCGCCGCATCGACGCGGCGACGGCACACCGGCTGAACCTCGTCCAACAGGTCACCGGGGCAGACGAGTTGGGAGAGGCCGCGCACTCGGTCGCCGCGGACATCGCGGCGAACGGGTCGCTCGCCGTGCAGTCCGTCAAGCGTGACATCGACGCCTTCGCGGACGCGGGTATGGGGGCCGCGCTCGACCGAGTGGCGATGAGCGCGGCGCTCACGCTCACGTCGGAGGACATCAGGGAGGGGTACACGGCGAAGGCGGAGCGGCGCGAGCCGCGGTTCGACGGGAAGTAG
- a CDS encoding ABC transporter permease: MTVTAQPPAPAVDPDKAGGTRLVDRVFKMRELAILLVFLVMIGVTQAGNSEFLSEQGIKDLLLNATILVLVATGQALVVITRNVDLSVGSTLGISAFAAGDYLHGGGNSVVAITLAVALGVGCGLLNGALVSLGQVPALVVTLGTLYVIRGIDSIWVGSRQITASDLPGGYVDFGSGGISAVPYLALIALAVLIAVAYYLRHFGGGRELYALGSNPEAARLAGIPVRRRILAAYTACGALAGLAGALYLARFGNVDSATGNGYELTVVSAVVVGGVAFTGGSGSVYGAALGALLLTSINSVLPALGVSSVWVLAINGVLLVLAIAVDRVVALRVAKALKKRNARHG; the protein is encoded by the coding sequence ATGACCGTCACCGCGCAGCCGCCCGCGCCCGCTGTCGATCCCGACAAGGCCGGCGGTACCCGGCTCGTCGACCGGGTCTTCAAGATGCGTGAACTCGCCATCCTGCTCGTCTTCCTGGTGATGATCGGCGTCACCCAGGCCGGAAACAGCGAGTTCCTCTCGGAGCAGGGCATCAAGGACCTGCTCCTCAACGCCACCATCCTCGTCCTCGTCGCCACCGGGCAGGCGCTGGTCGTCATCACGCGGAACGTCGACCTGTCCGTCGGCTCGACCCTCGGCATCAGCGCCTTCGCCGCCGGTGACTACCTCCACGGCGGCGGCAACTCCGTCGTCGCGATCACGCTCGCCGTCGCCCTGGGCGTCGGCTGCGGGCTCCTCAACGGTGCCCTCGTCAGCCTCGGCCAGGTACCGGCCCTCGTCGTCACCCTCGGCACGCTCTACGTCATCCGCGGCATCGACTCCATCTGGGTCGGCTCGCGGCAGATCACCGCGTCCGATCTGCCGGGCGGATACGTCGACTTCGGCTCCGGCGGCATCTCCGCGGTGCCGTATCTCGCGCTGATCGCCCTCGCCGTCCTGATCGCGGTGGCGTACTACCTGCGGCATTTCGGCGGCGGGCGCGAGCTGTACGCGCTCGGCTCCAACCCGGAGGCCGCGCGCCTCGCGGGCATCCCCGTGCGCCGCCGGATCCTCGCCGCGTACACCGCGTGCGGGGCGCTCGCCGGGCTCGCGGGCGCCCTGTACCTGGCCCGCTTCGGCAACGTCGACTCCGCCACCGGCAACGGCTACGAACTCACCGTCGTCAGCGCCGTCGTGGTCGGCGGCGTCGCCTTCACCGGCGGCTCCGGCAGCGTCTACGGCGCGGCCCTCGGCGCGCTCCTGCTGACGTCCATCAACAGCGTGCTGCCGGCCCTGGGCGTCAGCTCGGTGTGGGTGCTCGCGATCAACGGCGTCCTGCTGGTCCTGGCCATCGCCGTCGACCGGGTCGTCGCCCTGCGCGTCGCGAAGGCACTGAAGAAGAGGAACGCCCGCCATGGCTGA
- a CDS encoding ABC transporter permease translates to MADLPLARAVRWDTVVGALLVVLLLASFSFVDGFGNALNLSFLLGNTLPIALIALPMTLLVVAGEIDLSVASTAGLSGAVMGSLWNAGMAIETIIPLCLVLGIVCGLVNGLLVTRLGLPSLAVTIGTMAAYRGIAQIILGSDAVTDFPSQYLDFAAGRIGDTFLPYAFLPFLALLAIAVVILHATPFGRSLFAIGANEEAARFAGIRVRRHKLWLFVATGLMASLTGVFWALHYASARYDNATGLELSVVAAVLLGGIDFDGGKGTLGGAIAGVFLLGALQNAMSLLNVSAQSQIVVTGVLLVVSVLGPRVARQLATARAGRQATTPSH, encoded by the coding sequence ATGGCTGATCTCCCCCTCGCCCGCGCCGTCCGGTGGGACACCGTGGTGGGCGCACTCCTGGTGGTGCTGCTCCTGGCGTCGTTCTCCTTCGTCGACGGCTTCGGCAACGCGCTCAACCTGTCGTTCCTGCTCGGCAACACCCTGCCCATCGCGCTGATCGCGCTCCCGATGACCCTCCTGGTGGTCGCCGGCGAGATCGACCTCTCCGTCGCCTCGACGGCCGGCCTGTCCGGGGCCGTGATGGGCTCCCTGTGGAACGCGGGCATGGCCATCGAGACGATCATCCCGCTGTGCCTCGTCCTCGGCATCGTCTGCGGGCTCGTCAACGGGCTCCTGGTGACCCGTCTCGGGCTGCCCTCCCTCGCCGTGACCATCGGCACCATGGCCGCCTACCGCGGCATCGCCCAGATCATCCTCGGCTCGGACGCGGTCACCGACTTCCCCTCGCAGTACCTGGACTTCGCGGCGGGACGCATCGGCGACACCTTCCTGCCGTACGCGTTCCTGCCCTTCCTCGCGCTGCTCGCGATCGCGGTCGTCATCCTGCACGCGACGCCGTTCGGCCGCTCCCTCTTCGCGATCGGTGCCAACGAGGAGGCGGCGCGCTTCGCCGGTATCCGCGTCCGGCGCCACAAGCTGTGGCTGTTCGTCGCCACCGGCCTCATGGCCTCCCTGACCGGCGTGTTCTGGGCCCTGCACTACGCCAGCGCCCGCTACGACAACGCCACCGGGCTCGAACTGTCCGTCGTCGCCGCCGTGCTGCTCGGCGGCATCGACTTCGACGGAGGCAAGGGCACACTCGGCGGCGCGATCGCCGGAGTGTTCCTGCTCGGCGCCCTCCAGAACGCGATGAGCCTGCTCAATGTCTCCGCCCAGTCGCAGATCGTCGTCACCGGCGTCCTGCTCGTCGTCTCCGTGCTCGGACCCCGCGTCGCCCGGCAGCTCGCGACCGCCCGAGCGGGCCGCCAGGCCACCACCCCCTCGCACTGA
- a CDS encoding SDR family oxidoreductase, with protein MTDSTGPARATTPQGLPTPPPAGTTALPLGTYRGSLVLVTGGGTGLGKAVAAEFARLGADVMIVSRRAAHLEPALEELGRVSRDGGTVTAAVCDIRDPDRIAEVFDTAEAAHGRTPDVLVNNAAANFPVPAEDMSPNAWRTVVDITLNGTFYMTREFGRRHLAAGTPGSVIAVGASYAWTGGPGFAHSAAAKAGVKNLVETLAVEWGPYGIQVNGLVPGLMPHEDMTGDIRANLERGGPGGGLGGGADHDARQPALRVGAPRELGWAATFLASPYARFISGHTLVVDGANWQRRGLVSPPVVTIREQMGRGPFQ; from the coding sequence ATGACGGACTCGACCGGCCCCGCCCGCGCGACGACACCGCAGGGGCTGCCCACCCCTCCCCCGGCCGGCACGACAGCGCTCCCCCTGGGAACGTACCGGGGAAGCCTGGTCCTCGTCACCGGTGGCGGGACCGGGCTCGGGAAGGCCGTCGCCGCCGAGTTCGCGCGGCTCGGCGCCGACGTGATGATCGTGAGCCGCCGGGCCGCGCACCTGGAGCCCGCGCTGGAGGAACTGGGGCGCGTGAGCCGCGACGGCGGCACGGTGACGGCCGCGGTCTGCGACATCAGGGACCCGGACCGCATCGCCGAGGTCTTCGACACGGCGGAGGCGGCACACGGGCGCACCCCCGACGTCCTCGTCAACAACGCGGCAGCCAACTTCCCCGTACCCGCCGAGGACATGAGCCCGAACGCCTGGCGCACCGTCGTCGACATCACCCTCAACGGCACCTTCTACATGACCCGCGAGTTCGGCCGCAGACACCTCGCGGCGGGCACGCCGGGCTCGGTGATCGCCGTAGGCGCCTCGTACGCGTGGACGGGCGGCCCCGGCTTCGCCCACAGCGCGGCGGCCAAGGCGGGCGTGAAGAACCTGGTGGAGACGCTGGCCGTGGAGTGGGGCCCGTACGGGATCCAGGTCAACGGCCTCGTGCCGGGGCTCATGCCGCACGAGGACATGACGGGGGACATCCGCGCCAACCTCGAGAGGGGTGGCCCGGGAGGGGGCCTGGGTGGGGGCGCCGATCACGATGCCCGGCAGCCCGCCCTGCGCGTCGGCGCACCCCGCGAACTGGGCTGGGCCGCCACCTTCCTCGCCTCCCCCTACGCCCGCTTCATCAGCGGCCACACACTTGTCGTGGACGGGGCGAACTGGCAGCGGCGGGGGCTGGTGAGCCCGCCTGTGGTGACCATACGGGAACAGATGGGGAGGGGGCCGTTCCAGTAA
- a CDS encoding LacI family DNA-binding transcriptional regulator, with translation MAQSVGIKDVARAAGVSVGTVSNVINRPDSVASDTRARVLSAIDRLGYVRSESARQLRAGRSRIMGLLVLDMGNPFFVDVARGAERAARDAGLGVMVCNSAQNPSEEAEYLSLFAEQRVRGVLLTPAEASGRNIESFRRHGIPFVLVDRVAEGTSECSVSVDDVTGGALAVRHLVDAGHRSIAYVSGPPALNQVKDRRTGALQALAEAGLPAGALRELPTERLDVAAGRDAGARLLGLADRPTAAFCANDLLALGVLQAMYAAGVRVPEDIAIVGYDDIEFASAATVPLTSVRQPAVTMGAMAAELLLEETEPASGEPHRHRRVVLQPELVVRGSSLGSR, from the coding sequence ATGGCCCAGTCGGTGGGTATCAAGGACGTCGCCCGCGCCGCCGGAGTCTCCGTCGGCACGGTCTCGAACGTCATCAACCGCCCGGACTCCGTCGCCTCCGACACCAGGGCCCGGGTGCTGTCCGCCATCGACCGGCTCGGCTACGTACGCAGCGAGTCGGCGCGCCAGCTGCGCGCCGGCCGCAGCCGCATCATGGGGCTGCTCGTCCTCGACATGGGCAACCCGTTCTTCGTGGACGTCGCGCGCGGCGCCGAGCGTGCCGCGCGCGACGCGGGGCTCGGCGTCATGGTGTGCAACAGCGCGCAGAACCCCTCCGAGGAGGCCGAGTACCTCTCCCTGTTCGCCGAGCAGCGCGTGCGGGGCGTGCTCCTCACCCCGGCCGAGGCGAGCGGCCGCAACATCGAGAGCTTCCGCCGGCACGGCATCCCGTTCGTGCTCGTCGACCGCGTCGCCGAGGGCACCTCGGAGTGCTCCGTGTCCGTGGACGACGTCACCGGCGGCGCGCTCGCCGTGCGCCACCTCGTCGACGCCGGACACCGCAGCATCGCCTACGTCAGCGGACCGCCAGCGCTCAACCAGGTCAAGGACCGCCGCACCGGCGCCCTCCAGGCCCTGGCCGAGGCGGGCCTCCCGGCCGGAGCGCTGCGCGAACTGCCCACGGAGCGGCTCGACGTCGCGGCGGGACGCGACGCCGGGGCCCGCCTGCTCGGCCTCGCCGATCGCCCCACCGCCGCGTTCTGCGCCAACGACCTGCTCGCCCTCGGCGTCCTCCAGGCGATGTACGCGGCCGGTGTACGGGTCCCCGAGGACATCGCGATCGTCGGCTACGACGACATCGAGTTCGCGTCGGCCGCCACGGTGCCCCTGACCTCCGTACGCCAGCCCGCCGTCACCATGGGAGCGATGGCAGCCGAACTTCTCCTGGAGGAGACGGAACCCGCGAGCGGCGAGCCCCACCGCCACCGCAGGGTCGTCCTCCAGCCCGAGCTGGTCGTACGGGGGTCGAGTCTGGGCTCGCGCTGA
- the rhaS gene encoding rhamnose ABC transporter substrate-binding protein — protein sequence MSAPALRRACLALAAVTSLALAATACGGTTKDSAKDDDAGTSSHAKADPGAATKKGLKVAFLPKQVNNPYFTTADKGGEKAVTELGSTYKETGPNSATDTSGQVSYVNTLTQQQVDAMAVSAQDPGALCTALKQAMKNGIKVVTYDSDTKPECRNAFVSQASAEALGRTQVQLLGEQIGYKGDIAILSAAQTATNQNTWIDFMKDELKKPKYKDMKLVKVAYGNDDAQQSFQQTQGLLQEHPELAGIISPTTVGIKAAAQYLSGSKYKGKVALTGLGTPNDMRKYVKNGTVEGFELWDPAKLGELAARTAVALSSGQITGKEGETFKAGGMGTFTIGKDGVIDLGKPTVFDRKNIDDYHF from the coding sequence ATGTCCGCACCCGCACTCCGCCGAGCCTGCCTCGCGCTCGCCGCCGTCACCTCGCTCGCGCTCGCCGCCACCGCGTGCGGCGGCACCACCAAGGACTCGGCGAAGGACGACGACGCCGGCACGTCCTCCCACGCCAAGGCCGACCCGGGAGCCGCGACCAAGAAGGGCCTGAAGGTCGCCTTCCTGCCCAAGCAGGTCAACAACCCGTACTTCACGACCGCCGACAAGGGCGGCGAGAAGGCCGTCACCGAGCTCGGCTCGACGTACAAGGAGACCGGCCCCAACAGCGCCACCGACACCAGCGGGCAGGTCAGTTACGTCAACACGCTCACCCAGCAGCAGGTCGACGCCATGGCCGTCTCGGCGCAGGACCCCGGCGCCCTGTGCACCGCCCTCAAGCAGGCCATGAAGAACGGCATCAAGGTCGTCACGTACGACTCGGACACCAAGCCCGAGTGCCGTAACGCGTTCGTCTCGCAGGCCAGCGCCGAGGCGCTCGGCCGCACCCAGGTCCAGCTCCTGGGTGAACAGATCGGCTACAAGGGCGACATCGCGATCCTGTCCGCCGCGCAGACCGCGACGAACCAGAACACCTGGATCGACTTCATGAAGGACGAGCTGAAGAAGCCCAAGTACAAGGACATGAAGCTGGTGAAGGTCGCGTACGGCAACGACGACGCCCAGCAGTCCTTCCAGCAGACCCAGGGCCTCCTCCAGGAACACCCCGAGCTCGCCGGGATCATCTCCCCGACCACCGTCGGCATCAAGGCCGCCGCCCAGTACCTGTCCGGCTCCAAGTACAAGGGCAAGGTCGCCCTGACCGGCCTCGGCACCCCCAACGACATGCGCAAGTACGTCAAGAACGGCACCGTCGAGGGCTTCGAGCTGTGGGACCCGGCCAAGCTCGGCGAGCTCGCCGCCCGCACCGCCGTCGCGCTGTCCTCCGGGCAGATCACCGGCAAGGAGGGCGAGACCTTCAAGGCCGGCGGCATGGGCACCTTCACCATCGGCAAGGACGGTGTGATCGACCTCGGCAAGCCCACCGTCTTCGACCGGAAGAACATCGACGACTACCACTTCTGA
- a CDS encoding sugar ABC transporter ATP-binding protein, translating into MREPPVLAVEGLDKSFGAVRALHGVSLQLHAGEAHALAGENGAGKSTLIKTLAGVHRPDAGTVLIDGEPVTLHGPADARDAGIAVIYQEPTLFPDLSVAENIFMGRQPRRSLGRIDHKAVNAAAAALFARLGVDLDPEQPARGLSIADQQIVEIAKALSFDARVLIMDEPTAALTGSEVARLFAVVRTLREQGSAILFISHRLEEIFGLCQRVTTLRDGTLIASEPVEGLTEDDLVRRMVGRDLDELYPKQATDIGAVALSVRRLTREGVFTDVSFDVRRGEIVGLAGLVGAGRSEVARAVFGIDRRDAGTVEVDGRALVNGAPSTAMAAGLALVPEDRRAQGLVMGMSIERNIGLTGLRTTARAGLMDRGAERSRSLDWAMKLQVKYARIADAVGTLSGGNQQKVVLAKWLATGPRVLIVDEPTRGIDVGTKAEVHRLLSGLAADGVAVLMISSDLPEILGMADRVLVMHEGRLTAEIPRTEATEESVMAAATGRAA; encoded by the coding sequence ATGAGAGAGCCCCCCGTCCTGGCCGTAGAGGGACTCGACAAGTCCTTCGGTGCCGTGCGCGCCCTCCACGGCGTGTCCCTGCAGCTCCACGCCGGAGAGGCACACGCCCTCGCCGGAGAGAACGGCGCGGGGAAGTCCACCCTCATCAAGACGCTCGCCGGGGTCCACCGGCCCGACGCCGGCACCGTGCTCATCGACGGCGAGCCCGTCACCCTGCACGGACCCGCCGACGCCCGCGACGCCGGGATCGCGGTCATCTACCAGGAGCCCACGCTCTTTCCGGACCTCTCCGTCGCCGAGAACATCTTCATGGGGCGCCAGCCCCGCCGCTCCCTCGGCCGGATCGACCACAAGGCGGTCAACGCCGCGGCCGCCGCGCTCTTCGCGCGCCTCGGCGTCGACCTCGACCCCGAGCAGCCCGCGCGCGGCCTGTCCATCGCCGACCAGCAGATCGTCGAGATAGCCAAGGCGCTCTCCTTCGACGCCCGGGTCCTGATCATGGACGAGCCGACCGCCGCGCTCACCGGCAGCGAAGTGGCCCGCCTCTTCGCCGTGGTGCGCACCCTGCGCGAACAGGGCTCCGCCATCCTCTTCATCTCCCACCGCCTGGAGGAGATCTTCGGGCTCTGCCAGCGCGTCACGACGCTGCGCGACGGGACCCTGATCGCGAGCGAACCCGTCGAGGGCCTGACCGAGGACGATCTCGTACGCCGCATGGTCGGCCGCGACCTCGACGAGCTCTACCCCAAGCAGGCAACCGACATCGGCGCGGTCGCCCTGAGCGTGCGCCGCCTCACCCGCGAAGGCGTCTTCACCGACGTGTCGTTCGACGTGCGGCGCGGCGAGATCGTCGGCCTCGCGGGGCTCGTCGGCGCCGGTCGCAGTGAGGTCGCCCGGGCGGTCTTCGGCATCGACCGCCGGGACGCGGGCACCGTCGAGGTCGACGGCCGCGCGCTCGTCAACGGCGCCCCGAGCACCGCTATGGCCGCCGGACTCGCCCTCGTGCCCGAGGACCGGCGCGCCCAGGGCCTCGTGATGGGCATGTCGATCGAACGCAACATCGGGCTCACGGGGTTGCGCACGACCGCGCGGGCCGGACTCATGGACCGTGGGGCCGAGCGCAGCCGCTCACTGGACTGGGCCATGAAGCTCCAGGTCAAGTACGCGCGGATCGCCGACGCGGTCGGCACCCTGTCCGGCGGCAACCAGCAGAAGGTCGTCCTCGCCAAGTGGCTCGCCACCGGCCCCCGCGTGCTGATCGTCGACGAGCCGACGCGCGGCATCGACGTCGGCACCAAGGCCGAGGTGCACCGGCTGCTGTCCGGACTCGCCGCGGACGGCGTCGCGGTGCTGATGATCTCGTCAGACCTGCCGGAGATCCTCGGCATGGCCGACCGCGTACTCGTCATGCACGAGGGCCGCCTCACGGCGGAGATCCCGCGTACCGAGGCGACGGAGGAGTCCGTGATGGCCGCGGCGACGGGGAGGGCGGCGTGA
- a CDS encoding alpha/beta fold hydrolase — protein sequence MTTATYRQPGVVLTDRRFTVPLDHDHPEGESIELFAREVVAIGKEHANLPWLLYLQGGPGFGANRFSGKQAWLGTALQDHRVLLLDQRGTGSSTPANRQTLPLRGGPREQADYLAHFRADSIVRDCEVIRSEVTGGSPWTVLGQSFGGFCATHYLSTAPEGLTAAVITGGLPTLDGHADDVYRAAYPRIERKVAAHYARYPQDVERARRIAEYLAEHEPVLNGGYQLTVEAFQSLGILLGGTGGSDRLHYLLEDAFVRTPGGVELSDAFQEDVQATLSYAGHPLYALVHEAIYGQDARPTNWSAERVRGEFPQFDAGKTLAGDGPLLFTGESVHPWMFDCDPALRPLRETAELLAARTDWAPLYDPARLAANEVPAVAAVYHDDMYVDTDHAMRTARTIKGLRTWVTDEFEHDGLRAGAPRVLDRLLAMVRGDI from the coding sequence TTGACGACCGCCACGTACCGCCAGCCCGGTGTCGTCCTCACCGACCGCCGCTTCACCGTGCCGCTCGACCACGACCACCCCGAAGGCGAGAGCATCGAGCTGTTCGCCCGGGAGGTGGTGGCCATCGGCAAGGAACACGCGAATCTCCCGTGGCTCCTCTACCTCCAGGGTGGCCCCGGATTCGGCGCCAACCGCTTCTCCGGCAAGCAGGCCTGGCTCGGCACGGCGCTCCAGGACCATCGGGTGCTCCTCCTCGACCAGCGCGGCACCGGCAGCTCCACCCCGGCCAACCGGCAGACGCTCCCGCTGCGCGGCGGCCCGCGCGAACAGGCCGACTACCTCGCGCACTTCCGCGCCGATTCGATCGTCCGCGACTGCGAGGTCATCCGCAGCGAGGTGACCGGCGGCTCCCCCTGGACGGTCCTCGGCCAGAGCTTCGGCGGGTTCTGCGCCACCCACTATCTGTCGACGGCCCCCGAGGGCCTCACCGCCGCCGTCATCACCGGCGGGCTGCCCACGCTCGACGGTCACGCGGACGACGTCTACCGCGCCGCGTACCCGCGCATCGAACGCAAGGTCGCCGCCCACTACGCGCGCTACCCGCAGGACGTCGAACGCGCCCGCCGTATCGCCGAGTACCTCGCCGAGCACGAGCCCGTACTGAACGGCGGCTACCAGCTGACCGTCGAGGCGTTCCAGTCCCTCGGCATCCTGCTCGGCGGGACCGGGGGCAGCGACCGCCTGCACTACCTCCTCGAGGACGCCTTCGTCCGCACGCCCGGCGGCGTCGAACTGTCCGACGCCTTCCAGGAGGACGTACAGGCCACGCTCTCCTACGCCGGACATCCGCTGTACGCGCTCGTGCACGAGGCCATCTACGGGCAGGACGCCCGGCCCACGAACTGGTCGGCCGAGCGGGTACGCGGCGAGTTCCCCCAGTTCGACGCCGGGAAGACGCTCGCCGGTGACGGGCCCCTGCTCTTCACGGGCGAGTCCGTGCACCCGTGGATGTTCGACTGCGACCCGGCCCTGCGCCCCCTGCGCGAGACCGCCGAACTCCTCGCCGCCCGCACCGACTGGGCCCCGCTCTACGACCCCGCGCGCCTGGCCGCCAACGAGGTGCCGGCCGTCGCCGCCGTCTACCACGACGACATGTACGTCGACACGGACCACGCCATGCGCACGGCACGCACCATCAAGGGCCTGCGCACATGGGTCACCGACGAGTTCGAGCACGACGGACTGCGGGCCGGTGCGCCGCGCGTCCTCGACCGGCTGCTCGCCATGGTGCGCGGCGACATCTGA
- a CDS encoding PIG-L deacetylase family protein, translating to MTEPKIQNAAPDQLQPMPEDWQRALAVVAHPDDLEYGCSAAIAAWTDGGREVAYVLATRGEAGIDTLEPAKCAPLREQEQRASAAVVGVDTVEFLDHKDGVVEYGTALRRDIAAAIRRHRPELVITLNHRDTWGGVAWNTPDHVAVGRATLDAAADAGNRWIFPELIEQGLEPWNGVRWVAVAGSSSPTHAVDATPGIERAVHSLLEHRTYIEVLTDEDPETYCRSFLTGNVQAVAERFGGTPAVPFELFSR from the coding sequence ATGACCGAGCCGAAGATCCAGAACGCTGCCCCCGACCAGCTGCAGCCCATGCCCGAGGACTGGCAGCGGGCCCTCGCCGTCGTGGCGCACCCGGACGACCTCGAATACGGCTGCTCCGCGGCGATCGCCGCCTGGACCGACGGCGGACGCGAGGTCGCGTACGTCCTCGCCACCCGCGGAGAGGCCGGCATCGACACCCTCGAGCCCGCCAAGTGCGCACCCCTGCGCGAACAGGAGCAGCGCGCGAGCGCCGCCGTCGTCGGCGTGGACACCGTCGAGTTCCTCGACCACAAGGACGGCGTCGTCGAGTACGGGACGGCGCTGCGCCGCGACATCGCCGCCGCGATCCGCAGGCACCGGCCCGAACTCGTCATCACGCTCAACCACCGCGACACCTGGGGCGGCGTCGCCTGGAACACCCCCGACCATGTCGCCGTCGGCCGCGCCACCCTCGACGCGGCGGCGGACGCGGGCAACCGCTGGATCTTCCCCGAGCTGATCGAGCAGGGCCTCGAGCCGTGGAACGGCGTGCGCTGGGTCGCCGTCGCGGGCTCGTCGTCGCCCACGCACGCGGTCGACGCGACGCCCGGTATCGAACGGGCCGTGCACTCTCTGCTCGAACACCGCACGTACATCGAGGTGTTGACGGACGAGGACCCCGAGACCTACTGCCGCTCGTTCCTCACCGGCAACGTCCAGGCCGTCGCGGAGCGCTTCGGCGGCACACCGGCCGTGCCGTTCGAACTCTTCAGTCGGTAG